A segment of the Bdellovibrio bacteriovorus genome:
CCTTCGTCATCACCGAAGTCTTCGTCGTCTTCATCGTCATCGTCGTCGCCATCATCATCGTGTTTGGAAGTGATGTCTTCTTCGATTTCGTCTTCGTCGTCTTCTTCGATGGAACCTTCGCCTTCTTCAGACTCGTCTTCGTCATCCCATTCGTCGTCTTCAGAAACAGCTTCTTCTTCGATGTCGATCATGCTGTCGATTTCAGCTTCGTCATCGAAATCCGCTGTCATGTCTTCAACCTGAGGTTTCAGAACTTCAACGGCAGCGATACCACCGGCAGCAGCGGCTGCAGCTTTTTCCTTTTTAGGAGCAGCTGGTTTCTTCGCAGCAGGTTTTTTTGCGGCTGGCTTTTTAGCAGCGGCTTTTTTCGCAGGCTTCGCAGCTTTTTTGGCAGCTGCTTTTTTAGGAGCGGCTTTCTTAGCTGGTTTAGCGTTTTTTAGCAGTCGCTTTTTTAGCTGGTTTAGCAGCTTTTTTAGTTACTTTTTTTGCGGCAGCTTTCTTAGCAGGTTTCGCTGCTTTCTTAGCTACTTTCTTCGCAGGTTTTGCTTTTTTCTTTGCCATGATTCGCTCCCTGAAATGTCCTGGTTCAATAATGGAAATGCCCCCTTAGACTAGCGAGAATTAAGGGGGCAGGCAAATCAAAATAGAATTACGATGAGGACGGTCTTGGTTACTTGATAACCCCACTCAAGTGGTCATCGATGATCTTGGCCAGATCATTCGGAAGGATGAAGGACAGGAACAGACCACCATTATAGGCGCCGGATTTAGGGACAATCGTGAAATAGCCCAGGGTGCGGGTCGCAGCAGCGTTCTTAAGAGGGTACGTCAGGCCCAGGAATGCCGGGAACAAGGAACTTTCGATAAACATTCCGACCGCATTCACGCCGAAATACAGATAAACCTTGTTGTCCGAGTTCGGATTCAGACCCAGCCCAAGGGATGGAAGCTCTCCGCTTGGCATCATTGGCAGGTTGTTACCATTTGGCAATTTAGTCGCCGGCAGGGTTGTAACGCGATCTTTAACAATCAGTTTCAGTGGAATGCTGACGGCTACGCGCGCCTTTTGCTGGGAATCCATGACCGTCTTGATCTGAACCCCCTTTACTTGCGGCACATCTATATAAAGACTGCTGAAGGCACCAGGCAGGGGGAGGTACAGAAGCAAAGCGTTGTTGGCTTTGTCGATACCAAGCACCTTTTCATTTTCATAGGTGCCGCCGCCCACGTATCCATTTAAATCCATTTTGTCGTAAGCACTTGGAGGAGCTGGCTCTGTCGGAGCAGGTGTGCCACCTTGACCAGAGTTCCCGCCATCACTGGACCCTTGGCTGGTATTGCCGGTAGCGCCAGGCAGGGACTCGAATCCTCCTTGTTTGCCACAGGCGGCAAGAGCTGCGGTGGCGAAAAGAGCGACCATCAATCTTGCTGTGATATGTTTAGTCATACAAAACCTCCATGCTTCTTCCATATTTTTCGGAAGGTTTTGCCCTGGACTTTAGCTAAATATTTGAAATTATTGGTAAAAAAGTTCTACACTTTTCTGGTGCTAATTATCTAGGCAGCTTTGCCTGGAAAAACTTTGAACATTAAAAATGAAAAAGGGAAGCCGATGCCTAGCCGGTTCCCCCAAAATAAAAAACCCGGAAGGCGTAAACCCTCCGGGTATAAAGTTACCTTTTACTTCAGCTTCGGGCTTGCGCCCTCAGCCTCGTCCGCTGCCGCGGCTTAACCGATCAGCTTAAGAGCCAATTGGTTGGACTGGTTGGCTTGAGCCAAAGTGGATGTACCAGCTTGCAACAAGATGTTGTTACGAGTCATCTCGGAAGATGCCTGAGCAACGTCTGTGTCACGGATACGGCTGTTAGCTGCAGACAAGTTCTCTTGAGCAACACCCAAGTTGTCCACTGTAGAAGTCAATCTGTTCTGAAGGGCACCCAGGTTGGCGCGAGTTCCAGAGATTGAAGTCTGTGCATTATCCAGCATACCCAAAGCTTCCTGAGCGCCTTCTTTAGTGGAGAAATCCACACCAGACAGACCCAGAGCATCCAAAGTAGCCACGTTTTCAGAAGCGTTGAAGGAGATACGATCTTCTTCAGAGTTGTTGAACAAACCTACTTGGAAATCGAACTTCGGAGAAGAACCATCCAATAGTTTTGTAGTACCCCAAGTTGTTACAGAAGCAATACGCTGCATTTCTGATTTCAACTGTTGAACCTCTTTATTCAACATGCCACGCTCTGTTTCACCAACTGTATCAGAAGCAGCCTGGATGCCCAACTCACGAAGACGAACCACGATGTTACCGATCTCGTTCAGACCACCCTCTGCAGTTTGAACCATGGAGATACCATCGTTCGCATTGCGCTGAGCTTGAGCAGCAGATCTGATCTGAGCTTTCAAGCCTTCAGAGATCGCCAAACCTGCAGCGTCGTCAGCAGCTTTATTGATGCGGCTGCCGGAAGCAAGTTTCGCCATAGAGTCGTTGATCTGTCTTTGAGAACCGACCAAGTTACGTTGAGCATTCAGTGCACTGATATTTGTTGTTACTCTCATTCCCATTTTAAATTCCTCCGTTAATATTTATTTTTCATATTCATTACCTTCCTTGATTTGTTTTGTTGGCATCAGCGAAACCTACTTTCGCTTTGCCGGCACTGACATCCGAGTCGGTGCATTTGTATGGCCTTTGTTTTTTGCTCTTTTCAGAGCTTGGGCTTAGTCCGCTTCCGAGGCTTGCAGCCTCTGCAGCTCCTGGGCTCTGCCCGGTGAACAATCTATTGTTCTATTTTACTTTCATCCTTGAAGGCCCTCCTTTCGGTTCAGCAAGAGAGTGACCATCTCTCTTGACTCCTTCTGAGTGAATCGTTGATGTGCATTAGATCGGGATTTGGTACGAGCTCTTGACAGGACGTCGGGCGGGTTTTGTTTGTTTTTCACAATACTGGCCGTAAGGCAGATCGGGGTTTCAGGACGTAGGATTGTCCTGAATCATTTGTACACAGTACTTTCAGAGGGAAAAATCGAATTTGGCAGGACTTTGGATAAGTCAATTTTCTGAATGGGGATAAAGGGCTTAAGCGACGCAAAGGCCGCAAACCCGCTGCTGGAGTGCAAAGGAACAGAATTTAATCGATTTCGATAAAGCGGCAGAAGGCCATGTTGCCCGCCAGTTCGTACTGGTGGGTCTGTGTGGCTTTCAGGTGATGAATGGGATTGTACCCA
Coding sequences within it:
- a CDS encoding flagellin N-terminal helical domain-containing protein; translation: MGMRVTTNISALNAQRNLVGSQRQINDSMAKLASGSRINKAADDAAGLAISEGLKAQIRSAAQAQRNANDGISMVQTAEGGLNEIGNIVVRLRELGIQAASDTVGETERGMLNKEVQQLKSEMQRIASVTTWGTTKLLDGSSPKFDFQVGLFNNSEEDRISFNASENVATLDALGLSGVDFSTKEGAQEALGMLDNAQTSISGTRANLGALQNRLTSTVDNLGVAQENLSAANSRIRDTDVAQASSEMTRNNILLQAGTSTLAQANQSNQLALKLIG